DNA sequence from the Schlegelella aquatica genome:
GGCCGGCGCCTCGGGCCGGCCCGCCGATGCCCCTCGGGCGTTCAACTGATCCTCCAAGCGAGTAGCGCATGTACACCGCCAAAGGCCGCCTCGACCACAACGCGATGCTGCAGCAGTACAGCCCGCTGGTGCGCCGCCTCGCGCATCAGATGATCGCCAAGCTGCCGGCCAACGTGGAGATCGACGACCTGATCCAGGTCGGCATGATCGGCCTCAACGACGCACTGAGCCGGTACGACGCCGCGCATGGCGTGCAGTTCGAGACGTTCGCGACCCAGCGCATCCGAGGAGCGATGCTCGATGAACTGCGTGGCGCCGACTGGATGAGCCGCGGCACGCGCAAGCAGCAACGCATGATCGAGGCCGCCGTCCACAAGCTGGAGCAAAGGCTCGGCCGACCCCCGCAGGAAAGCGAGATCGCCCGCGAGATGGGGATCACGCTGGCCGAGTACCAGGACCTGCTCAACAAGGTGCGAGGCACGCAGCTCGTGTACATCGAGGACATCGGCGGCAGCGACAAGGACGATTACCTCGACCGCCACGTGGCCGACACCGAGGCCGACCCGCTGCGGATACTCAACGACCAGCGGCTGCGCCGCGCCTTGGTGGAAGCCATCAAGACGCTGCCCGAGCGGGAGCAATACGTGATGAGCATGTATTACGAGCAGGACATGAACCTGAAGGAAATCGCGGCCGTACTCGGCGTCACCGAGTCCCGCGTCTGCCAGTTGCACAGCCAGTCCATCGCGCGCCTGCGAGTCAAGCTGCGCGGCTGGTGATCGAGGGCGGCCGACAGAGCCGCCCATACAAATGAGGAGACGAGCCATGCTCACCCTGTTTCAAAAGAAGTCCGCGGAGCACGAGGTGACACAGCAGCCCTCGGGCTCCCAGGTCGATGCACGCGCACTCATCCAGTCGCTGCAAAAGGAAGCCTCCGGGCTCGGCCGGGAGGCGGCCGAGGTGCGCGGCGTCATCGAGGACACGATCCAGACCTCGTCGCGCCAGACCGAGGCGCTGGCCTCGCTGGCCGAGCAGGCCCGCGGCATCCAGCAGGCCCAGGCGACGATCGGCAGCGTCACCGAGCAAAGCCGGGGCTCGGTGGGCAAAGCCCGGCAGGCGGTGGAGGACGTGGGGCGCGAGGTGGGCGGCATCGTCGACACCTTGCGCGAGGTGGCCGAGGCTGCGCGTGAGATCACCCGAATCGCCATGCAGACCCGGCTGGTCGCATTCAACGCCTCGGTGGAGGCCAAACGTGCGGGCGAGGCCGGGCGCGGTTTCGGCGTCGTTGCCGATGCCGTCAAGGACCTGGCGGCGAAGGTCGAGGCGTCCTCCAAGCAGATCATGGGCACGGTCGGCGACCTCGACGCCCGGGTGGGCGCCCTGGCGCGCGAGATCCGCAGCGATACGACGAGCGGCGCTCAGGCCAGCGCGTTCCACAAGGCACTGGCCGAGGTCGAGGCCGGAGTGGACAGCATCATGCGGGCCGCCGCGGAAAGCCGCCATGCCAGCGACGGCATGAACCAGCAGATGGCGGTGATCGAGGCCGAGGCCCGTCAGGCCACGCAGGCCCTGCAGACCGCGCTACAGCGCAGCGAATCCTTCCTGCGCGTCAGCGAGCATCTGATGGAGGCCATCGCGGCGTGCGGCATCGAGACCGAGGACAGCCCGTACATCGCGGCGGCGCAGGAGGCTGCGGCGCAGATCTCCCAGCTCCTCGAGAACGCGGTGCGCACCGGCATGTTGACGCTCGCGGACCTCTTCGACGAGCAGTACCGACCGATCCCGGGTACCAACCCGCAGCAGCACACCACGCGCTTCGTCGAGATGTCAGACCGGCTGTTTCCGCAGGTGCAAGAACGCATGCTGGCCTTCTCGCCGAAGGTGGTCTATTGCATCGCGGTGGACCGCAACGGCTACGTGCCCACGCACAACCGCCGCTACTGTCAGCCCCAGCGCCCCGGGGACGTGGTGTGGAACACCGCCAACAGCCGCTACCGGCGCATCTTCAACGACCGCACGGGCTTGGCTTCCGCGCGCAACCGCAAGCCGTTCCTGCTGCAGACGTACCGCCGCGACATGGGCGGCGGGCGCCACGTGCTGATGAAGGAAGTGTCGGCGCCGATCGTGGTGGAGGGCCGACACTGGGGTGCGATCCGGCTCGCCTACCAGTTCTGAGGCGCCGTGTCTGCGGGGGCGCGGTCAGGGGCCGCGACCGCCGCGCTCACCGCAGTGCTGCCGTCCTCCATCAAGACGGGCGGGGCGGGTTGCAGCCGGTGGCGCCACACCTCGACGAGCGCCTTGGCCATCGCCAGCACCACCGGCCCCAGCACGACGCCCGCGGTGCCGAAGACCAGCAGCCCGCCGATCACGGCGATGAACACCGGCACCGTGTGCAACCGCATGCGGCCCTTGACGAGCAGCGGATAGAGCAGGTTGTCGATCAGACCGATCACGACGCTGCCCCAGAAGGCGAGGATGAGCGCCTTGTCCCACTCGCCGCCCAGCGCGAGCGCCACCGCCGCCGGCGCCCAGACGATGCTGGCCCCCAGCACGGGCAGGATCGCCAGCACCGCCATCACCGCGCCCCACAACAGCGGCGAGGGCAGTTTCAGCCACCAGAAGATCAGGCCGCCGAGCACGCCCTGCACGAGCGAGACGGCCAACGTGCCGTAGACGATGGCGTAGATCGTGTCGCGCACGTCGGCGAAGACCTTCTCGCTCTCGTCGTCCGACAGCGGCGCGAACCTTCTGAGCGCCCGCAGCGTCTTGTCCTTGTCGCGGAAGAAATAGAACAACAGGTACAGCGTCACCAGCGCGCCGACCACGAAGTAGACGGAGCCCGAGACGAACCGGCGGGTGCCGTCCACGACGAAAGTGGCCATCTTGTCCACCTGTCCCGAGCCGTCCATCTCGCGCTTGAGCCAGCGCAGGGTCGGGGCGAGCTCGGGGTAGCGCTTGATGGCTTGGTCCATCAGGGCCTTGGCCGGGTCGCCCTTGAGCTTCTCGACGTGGGTGAGCGCCTCCTCGGCCACCTTCTGCGCCACCAGCACCGAAGGCACGGCCACTGCCACCGTGACGAGCAGCACGGCGAGTGCGGCGACCACGGACTTGCCCGGCACCCGCGCCCGGATGCGCTCGTGCAGCGGATTGAACACCACGGCGAGCACCAAGGCCCAGGTGAGCGCGGGCACGAACGGCTCCACGAGCCGCCAGCACAGATACACCACCAGCAGCGTGAGCGCCAAGAGCGCGAGCATCTGCGCTCTACGGAGGGTGAGCCATTGCTCACGTCCGGGGCCGTTGGGGCGGGAGGGCGGCGTCGGCGAGATGGGCGGGTCGGACTTCAAGCGGGGCTCGACGGGGGATGCACTTCACGGCATCGTAGCCGAGAGCAAACGGCGTTCCCGCGGCCGCCCCGTCTGCGTGTAGCGAGCCTCAGGCGGTGATGGATCGCCCCGGGCGCGCACCGCCACCGTATCCCGGTGCGCTGTACACCGGGTCTTCCGGGCGCGGCATCAGCACGTCCATCGCCCGGTCGAGGGCGGCGGTCGCTCGCGCGAGGCTCTCGCGCTGGGCGGCCACCTGACCGGTGGCGCTCGCCAGCCGCCGGCGCAGCTCGTGGGGTACGTCGCCGCGTCGCGCCGCGCGGGAGAATGCGTCCACCGCCTCGGTGAGCGCCCGGTGGAGCTCGGAGGCGCACTGCTCGACGCCCGCCGCATCGCGCGCGAGCAGCGCTTGTCCGAGTGCATGCAGCCGGGTTTCGACCGCCTGCACGGCGGGTTCGAGGTCGCCGTCCGCGGCGGGGGCAGGAGTGGTCAACATCGGTCGGTCGAGAAGGTGAGGTGCGCGCCCGCCTCGGTCAGTGCGAGCGGCGGTCGAGCAGTTCGCGGGCGTTCGCGATCAGCTTGTCGGCAATCGCTTCGGGGTTGACGCGGTAGGTGCCGTCGGCGATCGCCTGGCGGATCGCTTCGACCTTCTGCGCGTCGAACTCCGCATTGCTCGCCAGCAAGGCGGTCGCGGTGCTGGACAGCTTCACCGTCACGCTTCCGGCGGCGGCGCCGCCCGTCTCCGCGGCAGCGGCGCTGCGGCCCGCGGCGGCGGACTCGCCCGCAGCGGGGCGGGCGGGCGCAGCACCATGGCCCGCGACCGCGGGTGTCTCGACGGAATTGCCGATCTTCATGACCTTCTCCTTGACCGGGGAGCGGGCAGGGCTTGCCCGATGTACGGTCTATATCGACGCCCGATGGGGAAACTTGAGGGGCCGACCGTGTAAATTTTTGCAATCCGCGGGGTCACAGGCGCACCTCCACCGTCTGGGCGGCGCTCGCCACGCCGACCACTACCCGGCCGCTGTCGGTGCGCACGCGCACCTTCTGACCATCCAGCCCCGGGCCGAGGGCGCGGGCTTCACCCACGACGGTGAAGCCTTTGCCCACCGCCACGACCTTGACCGTCTCGCCCGCGGAGAACCACTGTATCGGCCGCATGTGGGTGGTTCTGAAGGGCTCGCCCGGGGCCACCGCGCGGGCCAGGGTGCGACCGACGGCTCGACCTGCGTCCTCGATCACCGGGTCGGGCGAGGCCGCCAGGTCCACCTCCGCGCGCACGAGGTCGGCCTCGCTCACCACGGCGCCTGCGGGCAGCGCCGTGCGCGCGACCCAGGCCTGCGCGTAGACGCGCACGGTGACCGGCAGGAAGACGTTCCAGCGTGTCGGCCCCTCGGTGCACCGTACCCCCACGCGCGTGCGGCCCCACGGCTTGAAGCCGGCGGGCACATAGGGCTCGATGCGCGCGCAGGGCGCCAGGCGCACACGAGAGTCCAACTCGCCCACGCTCACCTCGATGCGAGGGGTGGAGGCGCCTACATCCGCCTGGCGAGGCAGGCGGGCCTGAGCCTCCTGGTGCAGCACCTTTTCCACCTGAGCCAGCGGGGCGTCGGCCGCCGCGGCCGCGTACGTCCAGCCCCCGAGCGCGAGAGCGCTGGCGGCGAGGTCACGCAGGCGAAGGCGAGGCATGACGAAGGCGAGGCATTGCATCGTAGGCCGCACTGTACGCAGGCGGCGGCTGCCCCGGGGCTGCGAAATGGCCGCGTTTTGGCCTGCTATTCGGGCTCATGTTCTGCGGCCCTCGTTCCCACAATGCCACCATCGCCCGACCAGGCACGCCGGGCTCGCAGAGGAACCCATGCTCGATCGCCTCACTTCCACGCTCGACTTCCAATCGGAGGCGCTGGCGCTGCGTGCCGAGCGGCAGCGGGTGCTGGCCGGCAACATCGCCAATGCCGACACCCCGGGCTACGTCGCGCGGGACTTCGACTTCGCCCAGGCGCTGCGCCGGGCGGCAGCCGCAGCGGGCTCGGGCGGCACCGGTGCGCCGGTGGTCCTGCGCGCCTCCGCGCCCGGGCACATCGCCCCGCCCCCGGGCACCCGCGCCACCGTGGAGTTGCAGTACGCGCGTCCCGCGCAGACCAACCTAGACGGCAACTCGGTGGACATGGATCGCGAGCGTGCGGCCTTCGCCGACAACGCCGTCAAGTACGAGGCGACGCTGCGCTTTCTCAACGGCTCGGTCAAGACCATGCTGACGGCGATCACCGGTCAGTGAGGAGCGCGCGATGTCGATGTTCAAGATCTTCAATATCGCCGGCAGCGCGGTCAGCGCGCAGTCCCAGCGGCTCAACGTCGTCGCCAGCAACCTGGCCAATGCCGACACGGTGGCCGGCCCGGACGGCCAACCCTACAAAGCGCGTCAGGTCGTGTTCCAGACGGTGCTGATGGGCGAGCAGGGCTCGGCCGGCGTCAGGGTCGACCAGGTGGTCGAGGACAACGCGCCGGGCCGGCGCGTGTACGCACCGAGCCACCCGCAAGCCGACGCGCAGGGGTATGTGACCTACAGCAACGTGAACGCGGTCGAGGAGATGGTCAACATGATCTCGGCCTCGCGCTCCTACCAGAACAACGTCGAAGTCATGAACACCGCCAAAGCCTTGCTGCAGAAGACGCTGCAGCTCGGCCAGTGACGGGCACCCACCGGAGGGTCGGACCATGAGCACCGCCGCAATCTCCAGCACTGCCGCCGGCTCGAATGCCCCGGCCGGCGCGACCGCCTCCACCAAGAACGAACTGAACGCGCAGGACCGGTTCCTCAAGATGCTGGTGGCGCAGATGCAGAACCAGGACCCGCTCAACCCTCTGGACAACGCACAGGTGACCAGCCAGATGGCGCAGATCAACACCGTCACGGGCATCGAAAAGCTCAACGGCGGCATCAACGCGATGCTGCTGCAGCTCACCCAGGCGCAGGCGCTGCAAGGGGCCTCGCTGGTCGGGCGCGACGTGCTGGTGCCTGGCGACACCATGCGGCTGAACGACAAGGGCGAGGGCCGTGCCGGCTTCGATCTGGCGTCCAAGGCCGACAAGGTCACGGTCGAGGTGCTCGACCAGAGCGGCGCGGTGCTCGACCGCTTCGAACTCGGCGCCCTGGATGCCGGGCGGCACTACCTGGGCTGGAAAGCCGAGGACGCCGACGAGGCGGGCGACGAGGTGCGCTTCCGCATCACGGCCAAGGCCGGCGCCTCGGCGGTGGCCGCCACCACCTACGCACGCGACACCGTGGGGGCCGTGAGCACCAGCCGCGGCAGCCTCGAGCTCGATCTCGCCGGCGGCGGCACCGTCGCCTACAACCAGGTCAAGGCCGTCATCTGACGCGAACCGCCTCCCCCTCAGGAAAGGTCTTCCCATGAGTTTCCAGCAAGGTCTGTCCGGCTTGAACGCCTCGAGCAAGAGCCTCGACGTCATCGGCAATAACGTCGCCAACGCCAACACCTTCGGGGCCAAGGGCGCGAGGGCCGAGTTCGCCGACATGTACGCGACCGCGATGAACGGCACCGGCGCCAACAACATCGGCATCGGCGTGAACCTGGCCGCGGTGGCGCAGCAGTTCAGCCAGGGCAACATCACCACTACCGAGAACCCGCTGGATCTGGCCATCAACGGCGCGGGCTTCTTCCAAGTCGCCAACGTCGCGCGCGACCCCAACGCCGCGCCCGACACGCCGCCCACCCTCGCCAGCCCGCCGCTTTACACGCGCAACGGGCAGTTCAAGGTGGACCGCAACGGCTACATCGTCAACAACCAGCAGCAGGTGTTGCTGGGTTACATGGCCGATGCGAACGGGCAGATCGCCCCGCAGCAGGCGCGCCCGATTCAGTTGCCCACCGCCGGCATCGCGCCGCAGATGACCAGCGCCATCAAGCTCGAGTTCAACGTGGACTCGCGCTCGGCGGTCACCGGCCCGTCGGCCACCAACATCAACTTCAACGACCCCACGACGTACAACAACGCCACCTCGGTGACGGTGTACGACCGCATGGGGCAGGATGTCGCGGTCACGTACTACTTCCAGAAGACCGCCCCGAACACCTGGAACGTGTACGCGACAGCCAACGGGGCCTCTTTGCTCACGAGCGGCGGCAATCCGGCTCCGATCGCCACCGTCAACTTCCCGCCGACCTCGGGAGGCAATCCGACAGCCGCTGGAGGGGGCTCGATCCAGTACTTCATGGGCGGGGGCGGCACCTCCACCGACGGGCGCGTGCCGATCGACATCCCGGCCACGACCAAGGCCGACGGCTCGACCACCTTGCCCATCGCGGGTATCGAGCTGAACATGGGCGGTGCCACGCAGTACGGCACGGTGTTCGGCGTCACCAACCTCACGCAGAACGGCTACGCCCCCGGCCAGCTGGTGGGCGTGTCGATCGATGACAGCGGCGTCATCATGGCGCGCTTTTCCAACGGCCAGTCCAAGCCGGCCGCGCAGATCGAGCTGGCGACCTTCCGCAACCCGCAGGGGCTGCAGCCGCTGGGCGGCAACGCGTGGGCGGCCACCTACGCGTCGGGTGACCCGACGCTGTCCACCCCCGGCTCGGGGAACATGGGCGTGTTGCAGGCCGGCGCGCTGGAAGAGTCCAACATCGACCTCACCGCCGAGCTGGTCAACATGATCACGGCACAGCGCAACTACCAGGCCAACGCGCAGACCATCAAGACGCAGGACCAGGTGATGCAGACGCTGGTGAACCTGCGGTGACCCGCGCCCCCATGCCAGCCTGCCCCACTGAGACCGGAGCCGCCCGATGGACCGCATGATCTATCTCTCGATGGCCGGGGCCAAGGCGATGATGCAGCGCCAGGAGACGCTGGCCAACAATCTCGCCAACGCCTCGACCACGGGGTTCCGTGCCGAGCTGCAGGCCTTTCGCGCCGTGCCGGTGCGCGGCGAAGGTGCGAGCACCCGGGTGTACGCGCTGGAAACGACCACCGGCTACGACGCCACACCCGGCGTGGTGCACGCCACCGGCCGCCCGCTGGACGTCGCGATGCAGGGCAATGCCTGGCTCGCCGTGCAGGGTCTGGACGGCACCGAGGCCTACACGCGCAACGGGGCACTGACGGTATCGGCCGACGGCACCCTGATGACTCAGGGCGGCCTCGTGGTGCTGGGCGACGGCGGCCCCCTCCAAGCGCCGCCCAATGCAACCCTGTCGATCGCCCCGGACGGCACGGTCTCCGCCCGTCAGGGCAACGGCACGTCTACGCCGGTCGGCCGGCTGAAACTCGTCACGCCGGAGGCACCGTTGCAGCGCGGGGCCGACGGGCTCTTCCGCGCTCCGGGGGCCGAGGACCTGCCCGCCGACCCCAACGCCCGCTTGCAGGACGGCGCCCTGGAAGGCTCGAACGTGAGCGCCGTCGAGACGATGGTGCAGATGATCGCCGCCGCGCGCCAGTTCGAGGCGCAGATGAAGCTCTTGCAGACGGCCGAACGCAACGAACAGACGGCCGGCAAGCTGCTGGCGCCCAACGGCGCTTAACGCAAGAAAGGAGCATCGCGATGATGCGCTCCCTGTGGATCTCCAAAACGGGCATGGAAGCCCAGCAGGTGCAACTGGACCACGTCTCGCACAACCTCGCCAACGTGGCCACCACTGGCTACAAGCGAGCCAGCGCGCAGTTCGAGGACTTGATGTACCAGAACCTGCGTCAAAGCGGCGCGGCGTCCAGCGAACAGAGCACGCTGCCCACCGGCTTGCAGGTCGGCCTGGGCGTGCGCTCGGTCGCCACGCAGCGAGCGTTCACGCAAGGCAACCTGCAGCAGACGGGCAACTCGCTCGACGTGGCGATCAACGGCAACGGGTTCTTCCAGATCCAGATGCCTGACGGCACCGTGGCCTACACCCGCGACGGCTCCTTCAAGACCGACGCCAACGGCCAGCTCGTCACCAACAACGGCTACCTCGTGGCGCCCGGCCTGACCGTGCCGCCCAACACCCAGAGCCTGACCGTGGCGCCCGACGGCACCGTGAGCGCGACCGTGCAGGGCTCGGCCCAGCCCGTCGTGCTCGGCAACCTACAGTTGGCCAGCTTCGTCAACCCGGGCGGCCTGGAGCCGCGGGGGCAGAACCTCTTCGTCGAGACCGCCGCCTCCGGCACGCCGACGACCAACGCCCCGGGCAGCGACGGCCTGGGCACGCTGCAACAAGGCTACCTGGAGACGTCCAACGTCAACGTGGTCGAGGAGTTGGTGGCGATGATCCAGACGCAGCGGGCCTACGAGCTCAACTCCAAGGCCATCCAGACGTCCGACCAGATGCTGCAACGTCTGGCGCAGCTGTGACGAAAGGGACCGCGATGAAGCCGATGACGCTGCTCGTGGCGCTCAGCGCGGCCCTGACGGGCTGCTCGACGATGGACCCCAAGGTCGAGGTGGCGGGGCCCACGTCGATGTACCCGCAGCCCCAGCCGCAGCCCCAGGTCTCCAATGGCGCGATCTTCCAGGCAGCGGCCTATCGCCCGCTCTTCGAGGACCATCGCGCGCGCCTGCCGGGCGACACGCTGACGGTCAACATCGTCGAGCGTGTCCAGGCCAGCCAGAAGTCCACCACCACGGTGGATCGCACGGGCAAGGTCGAGGCCGGGGTGAAGGCACTGCCGTTTCTGAGCAGCAACTCGTTCGATCGCGCCAGCGTCTCCGGTTCCTCGTCCAACACCTTCTCCGGCAAGGGCGGGACCGAGAGCACCAACAACTTCACCGGCACCATCACCGCCACCGTCATCGAGGTGCTGCCCAACGGGCACCTCGTGATCGCCGGCGAGAAGCAGATCGGCCTCAACAAGAACGTCGAGGTGATGCGCTTCTCGGGCCGCGTCGATCCTCGCTCCATCCAACCCGGCAATATCGTCGCCTCCAGCCAGATCGCCGACGTGCGCCTGCAGTACAAGGGGCAGGGGCAGCAGGCCGAAGCCCAGGGAATTGGGTGGTTGGCCCGGTTCTTTTTGAATGTTCTTCCGATGTGAGCGGGGCCAACAATCGTTCCCAGGAGCGTCGTGCAGTCTCGGCGCTCACGCGGCTCTGAAACCATCGGGTGCAGGGCCCGCATCAGGGAAAGAGAGTGGGCCGATGAAGATCACGACCGAACGTCTGTTGCGCGCCGCCGTCGCCTTGGCGGCGTTGCTCGCCAGCGCGGCGCTGTGGTGGCCCTTGCCGGCGAATGCGCTGCGCATCAAGGAAGTGGCTGCCGTCCAGGGCGTGCGCGCCAACCAGTTGGTCGGCTATGGCCTCGTCGTCGGTCTGGATGGCACGGGTGACCAGACCACGCAGACCCCCTTCACCACCCAGAGCATCGCGGCGATGCTGCAGCAGATGGGCGTGAGCATCCCGCCCGGCACGAACATGCAGCTGCGCAACGTGGCGGCGGTGATGGTGACGGCCCAGCTGCCCCCCTTCGCGCAACCCGGTCAGGCCATCGACGTGAACGTCTCGTCGATGGGCAACGCCAAGTCGCTGCGCGGCGGCACGCTCATCGCCACCCCGCTCAAGGGCGCGGACGGGCAGATCTACGCCCTCGCGCAAGGCAATGTCGTGGTCGGCGGGGCGGGCGCCTCGCAAGGCGGTAGCAAGGTGCAGATCAATCACTTGAGCGCCGGACGCATCCCCGCGGGGGCCACCGTCGAGCGCGGCGTGCCCACCCCGCTGGCGCAGTCCGAGTACATCCAGCTCGACCTCAACGCGGCCGACTTCAACACCGCGCGCCAAGTGGCGCAGGCCATCAACCGCGCCAAGGGAGCCGGGGTCGCCGAGGCGCTGGACGGCCGCGCCGTGAGGGTGCGGGCCCCGGCCGCGCCGGGCGAGCGCGTCGCCTTCCTGGCCGACATCGAGAACCTGCCGATCGACATCGCGACGCCGGCCGCGAAGGTGGTGCTCAACGCCCGCACCGGCTCCATCGTGATGAACCAGTCGGTCACGCTCGGGCCGTGCGCCGTCGCGCACGGCAACCTCTCGGTGAGCATCAGCTCCACCCCCGTCGTGAGCCAGCCTGGGCCCCTGTCGGGCGGCCAGACGGTGGTGACGGAGAAGTCCGACATCCAGATCCGTCAGGACGGCGGCGCCCTCATCCAGATGCCGGCGGGCACCCAGCTCACCGACGTGGTCAAGGCGCTCAACGCACTGGGTGCCACGCCGCAGGACCTGCTCGCGATCCTGCAGGCCATGAAGGCCGCCGGGGCGCTGCAAGCCGAGCTGGAGGTGATCTGATGTCCGCGCCCATCGGCCTCGCCACCGACGCCCGCTCGCTCGAGGCCTTGCGCTCGGCGGCTGCCCAGGACCCGAAGGCAGCGGTCAAGGAGGCGGCCAAGCAGTTCGAGGCCGTCTTCATGCAGCAGCTCATGAAGAGCATGCGCAGCGCCTCGCTCAAATCGGACCTGTTCGACAACGAGGGCTCCGACCTGGCGACTGAGATGCTCGACTCGCAGTATGCGACGGCGATGAGCGGGCGGCCGGGCGGCCTCGCCGATCTGATCGCCAGGCAGCTGTCGCGCCACATGGGCGGCGCCGAGGCGATGACGCCGGAGGACCTCACCCTGCGGTTGCCCCCGGCCTTCAAGAAGCTGCCGCAGGACATCGCCGCGCCCAAGGGCGGCGGCAAGCAGGCGCAGTTCCTGCGCCAGCACTGGGATGCGGCCCAGGCGGCCAGCCGCGACACGGGCATTCCTGCCGAGTTCATCCTCGCCCAGGCCGCCCACGAGTCGGGCTGGGGCCGGCGCGACATCCGCCGCGCCGACGGCAGCCCCTCCTTCAATGTGTTCGGCATCAAGGCCGGTGCGTCCTGGAAGGGCGACGTGGCCGAGGTCACGACGACCGAGTACCTCGGCGGTCAACCGCGCAAGGTGCGGGCGAAGTTCCGGGCCTATGCCAGCGCCGAGGAGGCGTTTCGCGACTACGCGCGCCTGCTGAAAAACAACGAGCGCTACGCCAAGGTGATCGAGAACGCCAAGACGGCGCGTGGGTTCGCGCAGGGCTTGCAGCAGGCGGGCTACGCGACCGACCCGCAGTACGCGGCCAAGCTCACGCGCATCATCAACACCACGCTGCA
Encoded proteins:
- a CDS encoding RNA polymerase sigma factor FliA, with product MYTAKGRLDHNAMLQQYSPLVRRLAHQMIAKLPANVEIDDLIQVGMIGLNDALSRYDAAHGVQFETFATQRIRGAMLDELRGADWMSRGTRKQQRMIEAAVHKLEQRLGRPPQESEIAREMGITLAEYQDLLNKVRGTQLVYIEDIGGSDKDDYLDRHVADTEADPLRILNDQRLRRALVEAIKTLPEREQYVMSMYYEQDMNLKEIAAVLGVTESRVCQLHSQSIARLRVKLRGW
- a CDS encoding methyl-accepting chemotaxis protein, whose translation is MLTLFQKKSAEHEVTQQPSGSQVDARALIQSLQKEASGLGREAAEVRGVIEDTIQTSSRQTEALASLAEQARGIQQAQATIGSVTEQSRGSVGKARQAVEDVGREVGGIVDTLREVAEAAREITRIAMQTRLVAFNASVEAKRAGEAGRGFGVVADAVKDLAAKVEASSKQIMGTVGDLDARVGALAREIRSDTTSGAQASAFHKALAEVEAGVDSIMRAAAESRHASDGMNQQMAVIEAEARQATQALQTALQRSESFLRVSEHLMEAIAACGIETEDSPYIAAAQEAAAQISQLLENAVRTGMLTLADLFDEQYRPIPGTNPQQHTTRFVEMSDRLFPQVQERMLAFSPKVVYCIAVDRNGYVPTHNRRYCQPQRPGDVVWNTANSRYRRIFNDRTGLASARNRKPFLLQTYRRDMGGGRHVLMKEVSAPIVVEGRHWGAIRLAYQF
- a CDS encoding AI-2E family transporter, with translation MLALLALTLLVVYLCWRLVEPFVPALTWALVLAVVFNPLHERIRARVPGKSVVAALAVLLVTVAVAVPSVLVAQKVAEEALTHVEKLKGDPAKALMDQAIKRYPELAPTLRWLKREMDGSGQVDKMATFVVDGTRRFVSGSVYFVVGALVTLYLLFYFFRDKDKTLRALRRFAPLSDDESEKVFADVRDTIYAIVYGTLAVSLVQGVLGGLIFWWLKLPSPLLWGAVMAVLAILPVLGASIVWAPAAVALALGGEWDKALILAFWGSVVIGLIDNLLYPLLVKGRMRLHTVPVFIAVIGGLLVFGTAGVVLGPVVLAMAKALVEVWRHRLQPAPPVLMEDGSTAVSAAVAAPDRAPADTAPQNW
- the flgM gene encoding flagellar biosynthesis anti-sigma factor FlgM, with product MKIGNSVETPAVAGHGAAPARPAAGESAAAGRSAAAAETGGAAAGSVTVKLSSTATALLASNAEFDAQKVEAIRQAIADGTYRVNPEAIADKLIANARELLDRRSH
- the flgA gene encoding flagellar basal body P-ring formation chaperone FlgA, which gives rise to MPRLRLRDLAASALALGGWTYAAAAADAPLAQVEKVLHQEAQARLPRQADVGASTPRIEVSVGELDSRVRLAPCARIEPYVPAGFKPWGRTRVGVRCTEGPTRWNVFLPVTVRVYAQAWVARTALPAGAVVSEADLVRAEVDLAASPDPVIEDAGRAVGRTLARAVAPGEPFRTTHMRPIQWFSAGETVKVVAVGKGFTVVGEARALGPGLDGQKVRVRTDSGRVVVGVASAAQTVEVRL
- the flgB gene encoding flagellar basal body rod protein FlgB, which encodes MLDRLTSTLDFQSEALALRAERQRVLAGNIANADTPGYVARDFDFAQALRRAAAAAGSGGTGAPVVLRASAPGHIAPPPGTRATVELQYARPAQTNLDGNSVDMDRERAAFADNAVKYEATLRFLNGSVKTMLTAITGQ
- the flgC gene encoding flagellar basal body rod protein FlgC, which codes for MSMFKIFNIAGSAVSAQSQRLNVVASNLANADTVAGPDGQPYKARQVVFQTVLMGEQGSAGVRVDQVVEDNAPGRRVYAPSHPQADAQGYVTYSNVNAVEEMVNMISASRSYQNNVEVMNTAKALLQKTLQLGQ
- a CDS encoding flagellar hook assembly protein FlgD, producing MSTAAISSTAAGSNAPAGATASTKNELNAQDRFLKMLVAQMQNQDPLNPLDNAQVTSQMAQINTVTGIEKLNGGINAMLLQLTQAQALQGASLVGRDVLVPGDTMRLNDKGEGRAGFDLASKADKVTVEVLDQSGAVLDRFELGALDAGRHYLGWKAEDADEAGDEVRFRITAKAGASAVAATTYARDTVGAVSTSRGSLELDLAGGGTVAYNQVKAVI
- the flgE gene encoding flagellar hook protein FlgE — protein: MSFQQGLSGLNASSKSLDVIGNNVANANTFGAKGARAEFADMYATAMNGTGANNIGIGVNLAAVAQQFSQGNITTTENPLDLAINGAGFFQVANVARDPNAAPDTPPTLASPPLYTRNGQFKVDRNGYIVNNQQQVLLGYMADANGQIAPQQARPIQLPTAGIAPQMTSAIKLEFNVDSRSAVTGPSATNINFNDPTTYNNATSVTVYDRMGQDVAVTYYFQKTAPNTWNVYATANGASLLTSGGNPAPIATVNFPPTSGGNPTAAGGGSIQYFMGGGGTSTDGRVPIDIPATTKADGSTTLPIAGIELNMGGATQYGTVFGVTNLTQNGYAPGQLVGVSIDDSGVIMARFSNGQSKPAAQIELATFRNPQGLQPLGGNAWAATYASGDPTLSTPGSGNMGVLQAGALEESNIDLTAELVNMITAQRNYQANAQTIKTQDQVMQTLVNLR
- the flgF gene encoding flagellar basal-body rod protein FlgF; protein product: MDRMIYLSMAGAKAMMQRQETLANNLANASTTGFRAELQAFRAVPVRGEGASTRVYALETTTGYDATPGVVHATGRPLDVAMQGNAWLAVQGLDGTEAYTRNGALTVSADGTLMTQGGLVVLGDGGPLQAPPNATLSIAPDGTVSARQGNGTSTPVGRLKLVTPEAPLQRGADGLFRAPGAEDLPADPNARLQDGALEGSNVSAVETMVQMIAAARQFEAQMKLLQTAERNEQTAGKLLAPNGA
- the flgG gene encoding flagellar basal-body rod protein FlgG, yielding MMRSLWISKTGMEAQQVQLDHVSHNLANVATTGYKRASAQFEDLMYQNLRQSGAASSEQSTLPTGLQVGLGVRSVATQRAFTQGNLQQTGNSLDVAINGNGFFQIQMPDGTVAYTRDGSFKTDANGQLVTNNGYLVAPGLTVPPNTQSLTVAPDGTVSATVQGSAQPVVLGNLQLASFVNPGGLEPRGQNLFVETAASGTPTTNAPGSDGLGTLQQGYLETSNVNVVEELVAMIQTQRAYELNSKAIQTSDQMLQRLAQL